The DNA sequence GTAAATCAATGGATTGAATAATCTCAGGGATGACGAAATGCAAGTCGGCATAACCTTGTCCGTGGGCATGACTGACCATGTTCACCGGCATCCCGTCTACTTGGATAGCTAAATCAGTGCCGTGGTCGATGTCAAAACCACGCAGAAAAATCTGCTCAGCTTTACCGCCACCAGCGTGTTGAGCAATAAAGAGTCCGGGCATCATGCGTAAAAGTTCCTGCCCATTGTTGACTGGCCGCGTCTTGAGGTCGACTTGAGAAATGGTGGCAAAAGGATCAATGGCTTTTGCGCTGATCACCACATCTGGCAAGTTGACATTTTCGGGTTGTAAGTTGATGCGAAGTGGCTGCGTGCTGTCGTCGGAAACCGTGATATTTTCCAACGTTACGGAGGCATAAGCCAGGTAGCTTACCCTTACCGAATACTGGCCCGCTGGTAAGCCCATGAAACTAAACACCCCCAACTCATTGGTGTAGGCAGTTTTGTCTTGATCTAGTAATTCTACGGTTGCACCTCCAAGCTCCAACTGGGTTGTAGCGTCACGAACAATGCCACTGATGGACCCCTTGTGGAGGTTGTTCCCTAAAAGGGAAAAGCTGACAAATGCAAAAAATACTAAGAAAGAGTACGGAAGGTAGATTGTTTTTTTCATCAGGTAAAAAATATTTTGGTGTACGTTTTTTAATATATACGCAGCTCTGATGTCCATTGGATGCCCAATCACGCTGAATATCGCATTTTGATCCGTGTTTTATCCTATCCGCCTTGGGGGAAATTTTATTTTGGTGCGTTTGCCCTGATCGCCGCACCACAAAATTGGCGGTGAAAGAAAATTCCTTATTTTTGCTTTTTACTTAGCAAATTGACGGAACTGCTCAAAGCATGCTTTTGCCCTGAGTTGTTCCGCCACATACACCTGGAAGCCGCAGAGGCACACCTATGGCGAAGAAGAAGAAAAAAGGTCAGTTAGCATTGAGGTTGGGGCTGAACGACGAACGAATACCAAAGTTGTTTGGCCTGCTTTGTTTGTTTATCGCGGCTTATTTATTTGTAGCGTTTTTCTCTTATCTATTCACTTGGCATATTGATCAGAACCTGGTCAAGACAAGGACGGGCTGGGACATTCTCAACAGTAATGCCGAAATGGCCAACTGGCTGGGGCGCTTAGGTGCCATTACCTCCAATTTTTTCTTTTATTGGTGCTTTGGACTTCCTTCTTTCCTCCTTGTCTACCTGTTGTTCAAAATAGGAAACAACCGCATTTTCAGACAGCCTTTCACTACTATAATGCCTACCATCAACTACACGATTGTAGCCATGTTGGTATCGGCGGTTTTTCTGGAATTCATCACCGGTGCTGCCAATTTCCCGTGGGGAGGAGCCGTGGGCGAAGGTATTGCCGATTGGTTGCAAAATTTTGTCGGCACCATAGGCTTGTGGTTACTCATCATCGCGGTGGTGATTGGTATGGTCACCTGGCGCACCAATCCCAACTTCAATGAGCTGACCCTTGATAAAATGCTGGAAGAGGTGGTTGATTACTTTAGCGACCTGACCAGCGGTGCCAGCTTGCGCCGTAAAAAGCGCGATGCTGCAGCAGCAGCACTAGCCAATAAGAACAAGCGCGCACTGGAAGCCGAAAATGATTTTGAAGACGACTACGGCGATGATCCCGAAGAAGGTGACCTTCCTGCCCTGCCAACCACCTTGCGCCCAGGTGGTAGCCAACTCGCTTTCGAACTCGCAGAAAAACGCAGAGCCGAAAAACCCTCGACACTCAGCGCCGGGGATTCAGAACTGGAAATTGAAGAAGCCACACCCGGCGCCGGCGGCGGTACACCTAGCAATCCTACCGGGCAGGCCTTACCTTTCCAGGAAGAAAACGACGATCATTCGGAACCCTACGACCCTACGCTCGACCTATCGACTTACGAATATCCTAGCGTGCAACTTTTGGAAGATTATTCCCACCAAAAGGTAGAGATTGATCGCGCAGAACTGGAAGCTAATAAGGATCAGATCATTGAAACGCTGCTTCATTACAAAATCGAAATCACTAAAATCAGGGCAACCATTGGCCCGACGGTGACTTTGTACGAGATTGTCCCTGCTCCCGGTGTACGTATTTCCAAGATCAAAAACCTGGAAGACGATATTGCGCTTTCATTATCCGCTCTCGGTATCCGTATCATTGCGCCTATTCCCGGCAAGGGAACCATAGGTATTGAGGTGCCGAACAAGAATACACAGGTCGTGTCCATGCGGGAAGTGCTCAAGCACGAGAAATTCAAAACGGCCAAGATGGACTTGCCCATCGCGCTGGGTAAAACCATCAACAACGAAGTGTTTGTAGCCGACCTGGCCAAAATGCCCCACTTGCTCGTGGCGGGTGCTACCGGACAGGGTAAATCGGTAGGGATCAACGCCATCATCATGTCGATTTTGTACAAGAAGCACCCTTCGCAGGTGAAGCTGGTACTGATTGACCCTAAGAAAGTAGAACTCTTTCCCTACAGTAAACTGGAGCATCATTTCCTCGGTTTCCTCCCCGGACAGGATGAACCCATTACAACCGAAACCAATAAAGTTATTCACACCCTGAACTCGCTCTGTATTGAGATGGACCAGCGGTATGATTTGCTGAAGAAGGCCTCTGCGCGTAACATCAAGGAATACAACGAGAAATTTGTCGCCCGCCGCTTAAATCCGGAGAAAGGACACCGCTTCC is a window from the Lewinella sp. LCG006 genome containing:
- a CDS encoding DNA translocase FtsK 4TM domain-containing protein, with product MAKKKKKGQLALRLGLNDERIPKLFGLLCLFIAAYLFVAFFSYLFTWHIDQNLVKTRTGWDILNSNAEMANWLGRLGAITSNFFFYWCFGLPSFLLVYLLFKIGNNRIFRQPFTTIMPTINYTIVAMLVSAVFLEFITGAANFPWGGAVGEGIADWLQNFVGTIGLWLLIIAVVIGMVTWRTNPNFNELTLDKMLEEVVDYFSDLTSGASLRRKKRDAAAAALANKNKRALEAENDFEDDYGDDPEEGDLPALPTTLRPGGSQLAFELAEKRRAEKPSTLSAGDSELEIEEATPGAGGGTPSNPTGQALPFQEENDDHSEPYDPTLDLSTYEYPSVQLLEDYSHQKVEIDRAELEANKDQIIETLLHYKIEITKIRATIGPTVTLYEIVPAPGVRISKIKNLEDDIALSLSALGIRIIAPIPGKGTIGIEVPNKNTQVVSMREVLKHEKFKTAKMDLPIALGKTINNEVFVADLAKMPHLLVAGATGQGKSVGINAIIMSILYKKHPSQVKLVLIDPKKVELFPYSKLEHHFLGFLPGQDEPITTETNKVIHTLNSLCIEMDQRYDLLKKASARNIKEYNEKFVARRLNPEKGHRFLPFIVLVIDEFADLIMTAGKEVELPIGRLAQLARAIGIHLVIATQRPSVNIITGVIKANFPARIAYKVTAKVDSRTILDGGGADQLIGRGDMLLSVGGEMVRIQGAFIDTPEVERVIDFIGNQQGYPEPYLLPEFHGDEDMQGSAILSYRDLDEMFEDAARLIVTQQHGSTSMIQRRLKLGYNRAGRIMDQLEATGIVGPSEGSKAREVLVYDEIELERYLTDLRNK